A stretch of DNA from Cryptomeria japonica chromosome 4, Sugi_1.0, whole genome shotgun sequence:
TGTATGTATTTTCAGTAACAATGTCCTAATGGCCTGTTGTTGTGTTGGTCAATGCACTGGCTGTTTAAGTAGAGACCTGAATCTTTACATAAAGTTCCAAACAGTTGTTGGGTTGAACATAATGCGTCAACTGTTTAAGCTCTTCCTGCTTATGTATGATAAATTGATGTGGAGATGGGAAGGTGCTTAATTTGTTTTGTGAATTGGAATTTCAGAACCGGTGTGTGAATATAATAGCTCGAATGTTCCATGCATCTATTTCTGATAAAGAGCAAGCTATTGGTGTTGGAACTGTGGGATCTTCAGAGGCTATAATGCTCGCTGGCCTTGCATTCAAACGCAATTGGCAGAACAAGAGAAAAGCTCAAGGGAAGCCTTATGACAAGCCCAATATTGTGACTGGTGCCAATGTCCAGGTTTCAATTTATGCCTAATTTATTTTCCTCTGTTTTCCTGAAATCTTCAAATAATTAGCTGGGTTCTACATCTTTTTTGTAATGGTAATTGATGTTGTGTATGGAATTGTTTTGCAGGTCTGTTGGGAGAAGTTTGCTCGGTATTTTGAGGTAGAACTGAAAGAGGTGAAGCTGAGAGAGGGATATTATGTTATGGACCCTCAAAAAGCTGTAGAATTGGTAGATGATAACACCATTTGTGTTGCTGCCATTTTAGGGTCTACTTATAATGGCGAATTTGAGGATGTGAAACTGCTTAATGACCTTTTGAtggaaaagaacaacaaaacaaagtaTGAAGTAAACCAAATTAGTTGTTTTCTAAATTTATCCAGGAAATTTATTGTGGTTGAAGCAATTTGATTATGTGAATTTTTAGGTGGGACACTCCAATACATGTTGATGCTGCGAGTGGTGGGTTCATTGCACCATTTCTGTACCCAAATTTGGAGTGGGACTTCAGGCTGCCATTGGTTAGGAGCATCAATGTGAGTGGGCACAAATATGGACTTGTTTATGCTGGAATTGGATGGGTTGTTTGGCGTGGCAAGAAAGACCTTCCAGAAGAACTTATTTTTCATATCAATTATCTTGGAGCTGATCAACCCACTTTCACACTCAATTTCTCTAAAGGTGGGTGATTTTTTTAAGTATGACATAGAATGAAGTATTTTATGTTCTTAGATAGACACGCTAGGATCTATTGTATAGGGGAAGTAGAAACATAATTTATCCCAACAAGTTTTTTGGGGCAGAACAAGCTATAATCATTTGTGCAATTCAATGTTTTAAGGGTACCACTGAAAATGTTCAGGTGGTCATGGATTACTGGTCATGCAAACCCAAAGTTAAAAGCTGACAAAGTACCATGATCTCCAGTGTGTATAAAACTAAGGAGAAGAAACCCATTGTCTCATCTTTGTTGAAAAGCGTAAATACAGAACAATGATACATTGATTCTTCAGGGGAGGGTTTGATTTTCGCCTAATTGAATACAGGTGCAAGTCAAATCATTGCTCAGTACTACCAACTTATTCGGCTTGGCTTTGAGGTAAGAAACAAATGATTTGATTAATCAGTAATATATGTTTGTAATGAACCAATTACCAAAAAGCCCAATCGTAAAACTACTGCAGGGATACAAGAGAATCATTGAAAATTGCAGGGCAAATGCCAAATATTTACGTGATAGCCTTATAAGAACAGGGCGATTCAATATGCTGTCAAAAGAGGAGGGTGTACCTCTAGTTGCCTTCTCTCTCAAGGAGAAGCTCAAGTATAATGAACACGATATTTCAGAACACCTGAGAAGGTTTAATTGGGTGGTACCTGCGTATAATATGGCTCCAGAGGCTCAGCACATAAGCCTTCTGCGTGTGGTGATACGAGAGGATTTCAGCAGAAGCTTGGCTGACAGGCTCGTAAAAGACATTCGCACAGTTTTGAATGATTTGGACTCGCTGCCATTGAAGCCCGAGAAGGAGAAGAAGGCTCATGTTGGTGCTGCTGCAAATGGAAATGGCCATAGGGTTTTAACCAGGAGGAAGGTCAAGGATCTAAATTCCCACCGCAAAACCAAAGCAATTTGCTAAATACTGATTATTGATTAATAGTTGCAATAATGAGGATGTGGTGAGAGATTAGTGCTGGGAGTTACTCTGATTTGATTCATTGAGGTATTGCATTTAACAGGGATTTACAAACAGATATTTATGTTTTGTTACAAAATTTCAGTTATCATTCGATAATTAAGTGTTACTGCTGATAGAGATTAGGATGTGATAAAATTGAAGAATTTAGAAGAGATTTAAGAGGAAACTCTTGAAGAGTTATGTTTGTGTTAAGAATGActatttgttgaaggattttaaaattaattattggtgaagttgaatggtatATATGTGTATTGTTtgtattttgagatttttttgtttgTGTAATATCGTAAATGAGGGATGTCGTTCTATATGAACACTCAATATTAATGTAATGGTTCAAGTTCATAGGTTTAGTGATTCAACAAGGGTTTGAATTCAATATGGATAATTGGCGAATGTTTCAAACTTGCAAGCTCAATAATTTACTAGGGGTTCAACTTAACAGCCTAATAGAAATTTGAACTTTGGTAGCAAGGATAGCAACCCAATAATTCAACCATCACATTGTGCAATAAAGAACAATTAAACAAAATTACTTTGAAAAGAATGCTCTAATACAAAAGTTTGGGAAACTCAATTTCTATCTAAATAAAGCActcaaaggatgagatacaaggcttgAACAACTACAACATAAAAAATATGAAGCTTATTAGCAGATCTAAAATTAAGTTGTCTTAATAGGGAATAACCATGCTTAGACCCTAAGTATTGTTACATAGATGTCTATCTTTATTTTAGAATATTGCAAGTTATCTATGCTAGGTATTGTTAACTAACTTCTTAACTAAATTTAGATAGTTTGTATTGGATCATTTAATACACTCTTGTACGTCAGATCGCACACAATTAGATACTCTACCCCAAATGAGCTTCATGGATAACTTTTTCTTAAAACTTAGACCTTTTTAAGAACTTTGATGCTATACTTTCAAAGAGGATCAAGAAAAGGATGTTAATGGAGATATTTAGGGTATGTTTAGTGGAGTGGGTATTTGACAGAATTTTGTAGGTGAAAATAGTTGCTATGGATTATCTTTGTTAATAGGTCTTCTACGTCATTTCTTATTGAGATGACATTGATGGAGGGAAGGATGGAGAAAAGGCTTTGTTATGGTATCTTagtgttttttattattatccatATGCGCATGTCCCTTAAGAGAAGTGGCCTAAATTAGGAAAAAGGCAATGGAATGCATTTTCATCGACTATGGTATTGGTATGAAAGGATACAGGCTATGTGGTTCCGTGTTTGAGACAATTGTTTTTAGtagatatatttatttttaaagaaaTCAGTTGTTTTATATAGTATTATATGTAGAAGAGGATGAGAATATGTGATTCAACTACCCCCAAAGATTTGAGAAGGTTTAACTAGAAACTAATGAAGGACTTGAAGAGTATGAGATCTTTGATAGTTTAAGTGTTTCAAAAAGGATGTGGAACCTTTACTTTCGAGGAGGTCCTCTTAGTGAAGATAACAACCTCACAAATATATTCTTCTTAATTAAAGATGCATTTTTTCTTTGTTTACTAATACTAAATTAGTAATCTAAAGGTTTGATTATTTATTGAAGATGTGATTAGATAAAATTAGATTATTTGCAAGCTCAACCAAAAACAACAAGATTTGATGCGATAACAGTAAGATTTCATCCAAAAACAACAAGATTTCGGTTAgttttaaaccacacacactaagaatGTTAGTCAGTgtacacttttaagtctagaagtgtattcttaatgtgaccacacacattaagcaacatattaagcctagaaaatgtcagtcaactctgaatgtttaacacttttaagcctaaaaatgtaagcttaATGTGTGTGGTTTAAGCCGTTCCCAAGATTTCATCCTCCTccgataacaacaacaacaacaacaacaacaacaaaaaagagcACGTAATTTGATCCTCTGCCAAACAACAACAAAAACGAGATTTGGTCATCCTCCGACAACGACAACAACAGAATGAGATTTGATCCTCCTTCGCCAACAACAACAAGAACGAGATTTGATCCTCCTCCAGCAACAACAACAATAGATCgagcaacaaaataaaaaaattgatctcAGAAAAATGGTCCCAAGAGGTCAAAAAATTTCTCGAGGCCACTTCGGAGGCCATTCCAGCAAATAGAGGTAGCGTGCGTCAGTCAAAGGCTGTGAAGCTGGAAAATcagatccctctttctcttctctaAAAAATGGAGGAGATTGTTGAGGAGACGAGCACACTTGAATCTATTCTCCACTCTCAAGCGAGACATCTTTCTTTCTTCCATATTTCTGATATAGAAAGGCTAGATTTTAATGAAAAGCATCTGCTTGGCTCTATCCACAAATATGTCTCTTCCTTTATCCAAGTTAGCGGGGTGGAACAAGAGTCCCCTCCGACTTGGTTTCGAATGTGATTGGAAACCTGGTTCAGTTGTTGTTATCGTCATCCAGCCAAACGTGGTCAACGAGATTTTCTTGACAAAAACAGTGCGAAAGAGCTGCTCAAAGCCGGGATCAGGTTTAAATCGTTTAAGGAGTAAGGTAAGATCAGATTTTGCCAGAATTCGGATACGCTTTACCTTCCTCGGATAACAGTTTCAGACACCTACACTGAAGTCCTGTTGAGGAATTTGCTGGCGCTGGAGTTCAATGAGGGGGCCGAGAGAAACACGTGTCGAACTACGTGGAATTGATGGACTGCCTCATCGACACCCCTGAAGACGTGGCCTTGCTGCAAGAAAGGCACGTGATTCTAACCGACGAGTACGTGGCCAAGATGTGGTACGGTATGTCTAAGCTTTTCTTTCTTGCGGGTTTTCTAGAGATTACTGGGGCCCGAAATGTCAAATCGGGGAAGTGCtaataaaaaattactataaaagCAAAGATTAAGACTCAGTTGTCGGAACTTTATTCCGAGTATCTGTCAACTCCATGGAAGGTAGTGGCTTTGTTGGTTGGAATTATTGTGCTCGTGTTGACTGTACTACAAACATTCTGCTCTATGCATAGTTGTCAGGCAGAGCAGAGTACAAGAAGCAATGCCCGCAAGCGTTTCAGGCCTTTTGGATAGAGGCGCTGTACAAAGTGATTGCATGGAATCTGAGTGCCCGTAAAAGTGGCCCCAAAGATATTTAAGCATTCTTTAGGCTTATTTGCCAATAAGAAAGCCCTGCGGTAGTACATAGGTATATTTTGTGCTCGGTGAAAACTGTTGTATGCATGCAAAATGATTATAGGCATAATAATACCAgccattatttctccaaaatggcaGGTAATAGAACAAGACTCGTGCTGTGACTACTTGCAAGGTCTTGCGTTTGttgtgtaccaactagtttgctatgtAAGAAGATAAAATTAGTTAACCATGAGAATTAGTTATGAATTCCACAGCCAAGAATGAACTGTTATTTAAGTTATTTAAGAATCATGATTATGTGTTTGCTTTCCCTGTCTGTAGGGGAATACTGTGAAATTATTTATAGCTTTGCCTTCGAGAGGGCATGAAACTTGTTAGAAGCCTGTGCCCACCCAAAAGAAAATTAATGAGAATCCATCATATACTTTCTAAATTCTTGTGCGCTTTGGAAGTTGCAGAAGAATAAAGCAGCGAGGAGGACGCTATTACTTGACATTACTTCTGAGACAGATCATTCATAGTGTTCCGCGTTTGGATTAAGTTATTTGGAAATCATGGTTCTGtcttttatattctatttttttagatGGTTCAATTATTGTGCTCATTTTGACTGTACTGCAAG
This window harbors:
- the LOC131028655 gene encoding glutamate decarboxylase-like, which translates into the protein MALSETTRHSDAAIDSMFASLYLQNSLPKFELPEKSTPKEAAYQIISDELMLDSNPRLNLASFVTTWMEPECNKLIMEAMNKNYVDMDEYPVTTELQNRCVNIIARMFHASISDKEQAIGVGTVGSSEAIMLAGLAFKRNWQNKRKAQGKPYDKPNIVTGANVQVCWEKFARYFEVELKEVKLREGYYVMDPQKAVELVDDNTICVAAILGSTYNGEFEDVKLLNDLLMEKNNKTKWDTPIHVDAASGGFIAPFLYPNLEWDFRLPLVRSINVSGHKYGLVYAGIGWVVWRGKKDLPEELIFHINYLGADQPTFTLNFSKGASQIIAQYYQLIRLGFEGYKRIIENCRANAKYLRDSLIRTGRFNMLSKEEGVPLVAFSLKEKLKYNEHDISEHLRRFNWVVPAYNMAPEAQHISLLRVVIREDFSRSLADRLVKDIRTVLNDLDSLPLKPEKEKKAHVGAAANGNGHRVLTRRKVKDLNSHRKTKAIC